In Paenibacillus dendritiformis, the DNA window GGGCGGCCTGCGCGTGGCGAAGGGCGTCTTTGCGGCCGAGATGAAGCCGGATCGGAACGTAGTCGAGATCTTGATGTAGCGGCGGCGCTGCCGATGCTACAATAGGGTTAACATTACCATTTATTATGGATGCATTGAAGGACTGGTGAACCAACGGAGGAGCGAGGACAAGTGGTTAGTATCAAGGATATCGCTAAAAAAGCCGGAGTTTCGATTTCAACGGTATCTTATGCTCTTAACGGCAGCAGCAAAGTGACGGACGAGACAAGCGCTAAAATTTTGGCGATTGCCAGAGAACTGAACTATGTGCCCAATGCTGCCGCAAGAACATTGAAGAAGAGGGAGTCCAAGATCGTAGGCGTGTTCTTGACGGACTTCAAGGGGGATGTATACGGAGAGCTTCTCGACGGAATGAAGGAAGTCTGCAACGCGCAGGGCTATGATCTGATCGTGTGCAGCGGCAAGCAGTCCCATCGCATGCTTCCCGAGCGGATGATCGACGGCGCCATTATTTTGGACCAGACATTCTCAAGCGAAGAACTGATTCAATATGCGGACCGCAATCACCGCATCGTCGTGCTGGACCGGGAGCTGGATCATCCGAATATCAATCAGGTGCTGCTGGACAACAAGGCGGGAGCGACGCTGGCGACGGAATATTTGGTGGAGCGGGGTCACAAGAAAATTTACGTCGTGACGGGCCCCGAGGGCTCGTACGACTCCAATCAGCGGATGAAGGCCGTGAAGCTGGTCGCGAACCGGGCCGAGGATGTGGAATGGAGCGAGATTCCAGGCAATTTCAAGAAAAGCGGCGGGGAGCGTGCCGCAGAGCAGATTATCCAGGAATACACGGGGCCGGCCGCCGTCTTCTGCCTCAATGACGACATGGCGATCGGACTATGCGATCGGCTGGCCGACACCGAGTACCGGATCGGCGAGCATATCCATGTCATCGGCTTCGACAATATCGAGCTGACTCGTTACATGCAGCCGCGTCTCGCCACGATCGATTATTCCAAGCATAAATGGGGCGCGCTGGCCGCGGAGCAGCTCATCAAAATTATTTCCGGGGAAAAGGTCGAGCATGAACGGATTTACGTTACGCTCGTGGAGGGGGAGTCCGTCGGCTGGGGATGATGGGGTTCTCTGAGTGTTAAGTTTGAACCAATTCAAGTAGGGAGAAACGAGGAAGCGCCTTGCGATAAGCTCTTGGCTTATCAGGGGGCGCTTCCTTTTTATGTTGTACCAAAGGGAGGAAACGCGAAAATGAATCGTGAGAAAATTGAAGCGCTTATTGACGAACTGACCCCATGTTTTTTTCACAGGGAAACTGGCAAGCGCGGCCAAAAAATGGGTAACCAATACTTCGGGGAGGGTGATTCAAAATGACCAGTAGACGGATTTCGGACAAAGTCATAGCCCAGCGGAAGCAGTCACTTTTGATCAGATAAAAAATAGTCTCTCTACTGGTAAGAAGGTGGGTAAGAGATCATAAGCGTATTACATATGAAGAGTATGTAAAAGCGAGGGATGCCAAATTACCCTCACCTTGTGGGGACGAGGGCATCTTATAGAAAACAAACGACAGTAGATTGGTAAAGACGGCGACCAAGGAGCCAATTTACCGAGCACCTCGTGACCGATAAATCGGGAAGATGCGGCATCTGCTCAAACGGGATGCTTCGATAACGAAATGAAAAGCTCCACCGCTTACCTTTTGAGTCAGTAGTCTTTAGCCCTGAGCGTTGCCGTATAGAATGACTCGCCCAATGCCGATAAAGTATTCTGATTCCCTAATGATATGATCGAGTATAGTTTGGGCTATCGGCTTATTCTTAGCAGTTGAACTATGAGTTTTAATCTGACGGCACAGTTCAATAAATTTCATGCTTTCATCTAGGCAGTATGTCACAAGCTGGATCACCTGTTGATGAAGTTGAGCAGGGACATATTGACTGCGAATCACCGATTCTACGTAACTCACGACGTTTTGATGAGTTCTCGTCAGGGCTTGCTCCCATTGTTTTAGAGCCTCCACATAATGGTTCTCCAAATTTGTTAGAGCCTCTCGAATGACAACTGTGTGCTCGCTCTCTTGCATTTTCCAAAATTCCGCTTCATCCAAAACTCGCAGTGGCATTTGCTGACCATAATAAAATTGCATATCTATCCTCCTCTGTTTTAGAATGCTCTCTTCTCACAATATGGGGCAAACGCTAGGGTTATGACTTGGCAAACTTATAGTAGCCCTCCTGATTCCTGCCTTGCTTCGACATCTCCATCGTCGGGAAGCAATTCCCTTCAAGCCAACTTTAGAATTCCCTGCCTTTAGGCATGGGGAGGATCAAATTTGGTATCATTGTAAATGACTGTTGCAACTGTCCGTTGAAGAGTTTGAATCAGGGAGGAGGCAGGATCTTGCCTGCAGCGCGAAATAGATATGTCATTGTCAAATATCTGATTATTGTCGGGGTTATTCTCTTAGGAGGGGCAGCGATTGTTAGCAAAGAGAACAAATCGATGTATATGGGCATGATGCTGCTCTGCATCTCTTTTGGCGTTATCAATGAGGGAATTATTCTGCGGCTCAAGAAAGAAAACAAAGCAAGGGAAATCTCATGTTACATTGCTGGCACATTTTCATTTGTTGTTGCATGGCTTATTTTGCTCGACCTCTTACAAGGGCTTTGACTATGCCCAGCGGCAGGTTGCGATTCGTTCGCGGCCTGCTTTTTTCTTTTCCCCGCCCCAGATCCGAAAAACCAGCCCCCCAATACGAAATATGAGCCCTTATGGACGAAAGTGATCCGATTTACAATAGCAAGAGAGAGATGAAAGTGCTTACAAAAATGGGCTGGAGGCCAAAGAGAGGAGGTTGACAACATGGAGACGCGCGCTTCCGTTGAACCCGCCGCTTCGCGGACGGAACGGCATCTCGTGCCCGAGGTTCCTCCTTCCCGTTGGCGCCAATGGCTGAAGAAGATCGGGGTCCAGAAGACGCTGCAGCTGATGGCGCTCCTGGGCGTGGCCTGGATGATTGTGTTCAACTATATCCCGATGTACGGCATTATCATTGCCTTCCAAAATTTCAACATCGTCCGCCCGATTGCCGAAGCGCCTTGGGTCGGACTGGATCATTTCCGGGAGTTCCTGGAGAACGACGATCTGTGGAACGTCCTGACCAACACGCTGGGCATCAGCTTGTTGAAGCTGCTGATCGGCTTTCCGCTGCCGATTCTATTCGCCTTGTTCCTGAACGAGCTTCGTTCGTTCCGCTTCAAGCGGGCCGTGCAGACGATCTCTTATTTGCCCCATTTCCTGTCGTGGGTCATTCTGGGGGGCATCCTGGCGACCTGGCTGTCCGATGTCGGGGTTATCAACAATATCCTGCTCGGGTTGAAGCTGATCCGGGAGCCGACGAACTTCCTGGCGGAGCCGGGTTATTTCTGGTCGATTATTATCGCGTCCGACATCTGGAAGGAGCTCGGCTGGTCCGCGATTATTTACTTGGCGGCCATCTCCGGCGTCTCGCCGGAATTGTATGAAGCCGCGACCATCGACGGCGCGGGACGCTTCCAGAAGATGTGGTACGTCACTCTGCCGAGCATCAAAGCCACGATTGCGATCCTGCTCATTCTCGCCGTCAGCGGCGTGCTCAATTCCAACTTCGAGCAGATCCTGGTGCTGCGCAACTCGCTGAACGAGAGCGCCAGCAATGTTATGGACATTTTCGTCTACCAGACCGGCATCGTGTCCGGCAGGTATTCCTATGCGACGGCAGTCAATCTGATGAAGTCGGTCATTGCCTTCTTCCTGCTGCTGCTGGCGAACTATGCTTCGCGCAAGATCAATGACACTTCCTTATTCTAGCGACACATTCCAATGACAGAAGGCGGTGGAAATCCATGTCATCCTCACGCGCGCCGCGGCTGGCCGGCGAGAAGGCGTTCGACGCGGTCAATACCGTCATGATGCTGTTCATCTGCTTCCTGACGCTGTACCCGATATGGTATGTGCTCGTCAATTCGTTCAATGACGGCACCGATGCGATGCGGGGCGGCATCTATTGGTGGCCGCGCCAATTCAGCATCTCGAACTATGCCGCCGTCTTCTCGAATCCCGGCATTATGCAGGCGATGCTCATTACGGTAGCCAAGACGGTCATCGGCACGGCCACGCATGTGTTTTTCACGGCGATGGTGGCTTATGCGTTCTCCCGCAAAGATCTGATCGGCGGCAAGCTCTATATTTTGATCGGCACGTTCACCATGTTTTTCAGCAGCGGGCTGATTCCTTACTACTTATGGATTCGCGACATCGGGCTGCTGGATAACTTCCTGGTCTATATCATTCCGGCGATGTTCAATTTTTTTCACCTGATTATCTTCATGACGTTCTTCCGGGAGATTCCCGCCGGGCTACAGGAGGCGGCCAAGATTGACGGCGCCGGCGATTTCTCGATCTTCGTTCGCGTCGTCATCCCGGTATCGATGCCGGTCATCGCGACGATCGCGCTCTTCCAGGGCGTCTATCAATGGAATGATTACTTCACCGGCATGATCTACATGAACAATACCGACCTGCAGCCAATTCAGACCTTCCTGTACCGCGTCGTCGCCCAAGCCTCCTCGAACCAGATGCTGGCGGCGGCCCCGAGCGGCATTACGAAGACGGTCACCTCGCAATCGCTGAAGCTGGCGACGATGGTCGTGACGACGCTGCCGATCGTCATCGTGTATCCGTTCCTGCAGAAGTATTTCGTCAAGGGCTTCATGATCGGCTCGATCAAGGGCTGAACCAACCAATAGATAGAGATCGTGCAGCACCAGACTTTGAACATGTACGATATTTTGAAAAAAAGGGGTAGATACAATGCGCAAGCGCGGCAGTCGACTTCTGTTATGGGTGAGCATCCTGGCGATGGCGCTGACGGTTCTGGGCGGTTGCGCCTCCAAGGGGGCGGACACGGTCAACCCGGGCAGTGACGCGCCGAAGGACGGGGAGGCAGCTCAGCAGAAGCTGTCTCCGGATGAACCGGGCTGGAAGGCGGACACTTCGCCGATTACGTTCGATTGGTATTTGAACTTCTCCTGGTTCCCGAACAAATGGGGAGTTGATCCGACATCCCAATATATTACGACAAAAACCGGGGTCGATATCAACTTCATCGTGCCGGCGGGCAATGAGAACGAGAAGCTGAACACGATGATCGCCTCCGGCAAGCTTCCCGACTTCATCACGCTCGGCTGGTGGGAGGATGCCGTCAAGCTGATGGTGGATGGCGGCCTCGTCCTGCCGCTGGACGAATTGGCGGAGCAGTATGATCCGTACTTCGTGAAGGCGGCCGACCCGGCGAAGCTGTCCTGGTACCGCCAGCCGGACGGCAAGACGTACGTCTACCCGAACGCGTCCTCCTCGCCGAAGGACTTCCAGAAGTTCGGGGATCAATATGTGTCGAACCAGACCTTCGTCGTGCGCAAAGATATGTATGAAGCGCTCGGCAAGCCGGACATGCGGACGCCGGAGGGCTTCCTGAACGCCCTGAAGGCGGCGAAGGAGAAGTTCCCGGAAGTGAACGGACAGCCGCTGATTCCGATCGGGGTTCATGAGTTTACGGAATTCGGCAATTACACGTTCGAAGGGTATCTGCAGAACTTCCTGGCCATTCCGATGGAGAAGGACGGCAAGCTGTACGACCGCACCTCCGATCCGGAATATACGGCCTGGCTGAAGACGTTCCGCCAGGCGAACGAGATGGGACTGCTCGCGAAGGATATCTTCATCGACAAGCGGCCGCAGATGGAAGAGAAGATCGCGCAGGGCCGGTACTTCGCGATGATGTATCAGCGTTCCGACTTCGCCGCGCAGGAAGCGGCCTTGTACGAGAAGGATCCGGACTCGGTCTATATCGCGATCGACGGCCCGGCCAATTCCAAGCTGGATCCGCCGACCTTGTCCGGCCCGGCCATCTCCGGCTGGACGGTGACGCTCATCTCGAAGGATGTGAAGGATAAGGCGCGCGCCATCCGCTTCCTCAGTTATCTCATCAGCGAGGAAGGGCAGAAGGATATGTTCCTGGGCGAGAAGGGCGTCACCTACGATACGATCGACGGCAAGGATCAGTTCAAGCCGGAGGTGCTGGAGCTGCTGAACAAGGACCGCACGGCCTTCGACAAGCAGTACGGCGCGTCGCATACGTTCTGGATGCTGATGGATACAAATATGCAGATACAGTGGAATCCGCCAGCCGTCGAGCCTTTCAAGCAGATGGAGGATTGGACCCGAGGCAAGACGGTCGGATTCTCGCAATACGATCTGCTCGACCCGACGGGCAATTCGGAGGAAGGCATCGCGAACAACAAGCTGAAGCTGCTGTGGGGCAAGGCTCTCCCGAAAATGCTGCTGGCCCAGTCCGATGAGGAATTCGATCAAATCTTCCAGGAATATATCGAAAAGCGGGCTGCCAGCGGTTATGATAAGGTAGAAGCTTACAGGCAGGCCCGTTTTGAAGAAAATGTGAAGCGGCTGGAAGAGTTCTTGAAATAACAGCAAACATTCCCCCAATGCTCGCCTGGCGGGCGGAGGGGGAATTTTGTCATGGCGGGAGTGAGGTTATGTTCCGGCGCATCCGGGCCAGGCTTCCCTGGCTTATCGTCTGGCTGGAGCGGCGGACGCTGCAGCAGCGTCTGGTGGCCGCCTATGTCTTCATTATATTGATACCGAGCATATTCGTATCGACCTTTATTTTGAACGGCTGGTATGACCGTTACCTGGAGGAAGCGCTCCGTAATGCGGAGTTCCTGCTTGAGATGGAGCATGTCCATATCGAGAACCAGATCGAGACGATGGGGCGCGCCGCGCAGCTGTCGATTTCGGACAAAGAAGTGATCTACTATCTGCAGGAGACGGACGAGCCGCCTACGGCGGAATTGATTGAATTCAACACGAACGCGTTCGCCAATCTGATGCGCATCCAGTTCAACAATCCGAACATTGAGCATCTGCGGCTGTTCGCCACCAACCCGAAGACTCATGAAATCTGGCCGATAATCCTGCATGAGCGCCGGATCCAGGCCCAGCCCTGGTATCCGACGGTGATGGCCAGGCAAGGGATGGAATGGTGGAACTTCGAGCGGACCGATCCCGACGTCATCCAGCGCTACAAGGAGGAGCCGGATTCCAGGCAGCCGAAGGTATCGCTGCTGCGCGAGATCGAGATTCCGAAGGACCATCATGTCGGTATCGTGCAGGTAGATATGCTGTTGAGCAAGTTCCTGCCGAAGGTGTACGGCTCGTTCCAGGACGAGCATTCCCAGTTGTTCCTGTTCGATCGGACGGCGGAGCTGTACACGAAGCCGGGACATCCGTTCCTGCTGCATTACGGCATGCAGGAAGACGTCATCGCCGCGCAGTACAAGCGGCTGGCTGCGGCGGGCCAGGAGCAGCACCTGCAGTTCACGTATAAGGATACCCCGTTCCTGATGGTGTATAAGGACATCCCGCGGCTGGATGCCAGACTGGTGAACGTCATCTCGCTGGAGAAGGTATTCTCGGACATTCGCGGCATGCGCAATGTGATGATTATCGTCAATATCGTCACGCTGCTGGCCTTGTCCGTCACGACGGCCTTCATCCATTCTTTTATTTTGAAGAAGCTGCATCAATTGACCGATTCGTTGAAAAAGATGCGCCAAGGCCGCTTCGACGTCAATCTCGATATTCGCGGCGGCGGAGAGGTCGGGGAGCTGGCCCATCATGTCCGCAAAATGGCGCAGAAGATTAATGAGCTCGTCGCTGACGCGGTGAACAAGCAGGCGATGACGAAGGAGGCGGAGCTGAAGTCGCTGCGCAACCAGATCGACTCCCATTTCCTGTACAACACGCTCGAAAATATCAAAATGCTGGCCGAGATCGAGAACCAGCTTGCCATCTCCGATTCGCTCACCTCGCTCGGTGCCCTTATCCGCTATAATCTGCGCTGGCCGAGCGAATATGTGACGCTCGGCGAAGAGATCGAGCATGTCCGCAACTATGTCGCCTTGATGAATCTCCGCTTCGATGAGCCGGTGCATCTGCATGTCGATGTGCCTCCCGGGCTGGAAGGGCGGGAGGTGCTGAAAATGATGCTGCAGCCCATCGTGGAGAATTCGCTCAAATATGCCTGGCTGAGCCTGGATGACGAGCGGGAGAAGCGGATCCGCCTGACGGCGTGGAGCGAGCTGGACATTCTGAATCTGGAAGTGACGGACAACGGATGCGGCCTGACGGAGGCGGAGGCGGACGATCTGAACCGGATGATCCGCCGCGAGGAGCCGGAGGAGGCGCATGCGGAGCCGGCGGCCGGCAATCAGGGAGGAATCGGCCTCCGCAATGTCCATCAGCGGCTGGAGCTGTATTATGGCAAGGAGTATGAAATCCATATCTCGGGCATGCCCGGCAGGGGGACGAGCGTCAGCCTCGCCTTGCCGTCTTGCGCGAGGAGAAAGGAATCGTGAGCGATGCGCAGACTGCTGATCGTCGATGACGAGAAAAATATCCGCTTCGGGCTGAAGGCGATGATTGAACGCCAATATCCCGATGCGTATCGTATCGGGCTGGCCCGGCATGGCCGCGAGGCGCTCCAGGAACTGGAACGCTCCCCGTACGATCTGATCATTACCGATATCCGGATGCCGATGATGGACGGCCTCCAGCTGTTGGAGCATCTGTCCCGGGAGCCGAATCCGCCGCAGGTCATCATGCTGAGCGGGCATGACGATTTTCATTACTGCAAGGAGGCGCTGCGGAACGGGGCGGCCGACTACCTGCTGAAGCCGATTCAGCGGGAGGAACTGTTCCGTGCCCTGTACAAGGCCGGAGAGGCGCTCGAGCGGCAGGCCGAGAACCGCTCGATGCTCGACTCGGCGGAGCGGCTGTTCGCCGAGTATCGAGTCAGTCAGCTGCACTATGTGCTGCTGAATCGGGATATGCCGCTCCCGGAACTGAAGCGGGTGGAGGCGGCGATCCGCTTCGGCGACGTCGGCTCTCCCTACCGGGTGCTCGTCTTCAAGCCGGCAGGGTCCGCTGGCCGGAGCTGGAGCGGCGAAGAGCTGGCTTCCGCGGTGAAGCATCTGTGGAGCGGCGGGACGCCGTCCGGAGATGAGGTCGGCTTCATCGGCAAGGAAGGGCATTATGTGTTGATTACCGCGCATGAGGAGCGGGTGCAGGCGATCGCGGAGGCGCCGCGGCGCGAGCGGAGGATGCCGCTGGCGGCAGGGATCAGCCGTCCGGCAGTGGGGCTGGAGAGCCTGCGGCTGGCGCATGCCCAAGCGGTAGAGGCATGGACAGGAATCTTCATTGAGCCGAAGCATGCGGTAAGGTTTCACGAGGAACCTGCCGGCCTGCACCGGGAGTACACGCGGCCGCTGGAAGAAGTGCATAAGCTGGCGAACATGCTGGGCACCGATCGCGATAAGGAATTGCGCGCTTTGCTATATGATCTGTTCGATCAGGATAAGCTGATCGGGTACGGCATCGCCTATCTGGAGGAGCTGCGAAGCCTGATTAACGAGCGGGTCATCGACGGCGTGTTCCGCGTGCACGGGGCTGCCCCGGCGGAATTGCTGGCCAGCTCGCGCGATGTATGCGACATGTTCCGGTTCAGCGACGCGCAGACTTACGTGAAGGCGCTGGAGCAGTTCCTGCTCAATCTGAGCCGCTATATGTCCGAAGTGCGCCAGGCCCATTCGGAGCGGGAAGAGATGAAGGAAGCGATCCGCTATATTCGGGAACACTACGGCAAGCCGCTGACGATGGCGATGGTGTCGAATCATGTCTCGCTCAGCTACACGTATTTCAGCGAGGCGTTCAAGCAGTACACCGGAGACAGCTTCGTGAACTATGTCAAAAAGGTGCGGCTGGAGGAAGCGAAGCGGATGCTGGCGGAGACGAATGACAAAATTGCGGACATCAGTCGCACGGTAGGATACGAGCATGTCAAGCAATTTAACCGTGTTTTTAAGGAGTTGGAAGGAATTACTCCGCACGAATATCGCAGGAAACAAAAAAGTGAGCGCTTTCGCGGAAGCTTTGCGGATTGACTCGGCTTTTGTCGGTTCGTTATAATTATGAGCAATATGGTTTGGGAGGCTCGGTAATGACACAGCCACATGAAATGATCGTCGTCCTTGATTTCGGAGGACAATACAACCAGCTAATCGCGCGCCGAATTCGGGACTTGGGGGTATATAGCGAGCTGATTCCGTATAACACCCCCGTGGACAAGATCAAGGAACTGAACCCGAAAGGGATCGTGTTCTCCGGCGGGCCTGCCAGCGTGTACGAGGAGAACTCGCCGCTGGTGGATGAGGGCATCTATGAATTGGGCATTCCGATTCTCGGCATTTGCTACGGCATGCAGATGATGTCCCATCAATTGAAAGGCAAGGTAGAACGGGCAGGCAAGCGGGAATACGGCAAGGCAGAGGTTGTCTTCCAGCCGGAATGCGGTCTTGCGGCCAACCTGGAGCCGAACCAGACGGTATGGATGAGCCATACGGACCTCGTCGTCGAGCTGCCGGAAGGCTTCCGCATCGATGCCGGCACGGAGCATGCGCCGATTGCGGCCATGAGCCACCCGGAGAAGCGCTTCTATGCGGTGCAGTTCCATCCGGAAGTGCGCCATTCCGTACATGGCAACGAGATGATCAAAAACTTCCTGTATGAGGTGTGCGGCTGTCACGGCGACTGGACGATGGAATCGTTCATCGAGGATAAGGTTCGCGAGATTCGCGAGACGGTCGGTGACAAGAAGGTGCTGTGCGCCTTGAGCGGCGGGGTCGATTCCTCTGTCGTCGCAGCTCTGATTCACCGCGCCATCGGCGATCAGCTGACATGCATGTTCATCGATCACGGCCTGCTCCGCAAGGATGAAGCCGAAGGCGTCATGGAGACGTTCGTCGGCAAGTTCGACATGCATGTGGTCAAGATCGACGCGCGCGAGCGCTTCTTGGGCAAGCTGGCCGGCGTGTCCGATCCGGAGCGGAAGCGGAAGATTATCGGCAATGAGTTCATCTATTGCTTCGATGAGGAGTCGGCGAAGCTGGGCGAGTTCGATTTCCTGGCGCAAGGCACGCTGTATACGGATATTGTAGAGAGCGGAACGGCAACCGCGCAGACGATCAAGTCTCACCACAATGTGGGAGGCTTGCCGGAAGATATGAAGTTCAAGCTGATCGAGCCGTTGAACGCGCTGTTCAAGGACGAAGTGCGCAAGGTCGGCGAAGAGTTGGGCCTGCCGCGCGCTATCGTATGGCGCCAGCCGTTCCCGGGACCGGGGCTCGCGATTCGCGTGCTTGGCGAAGTGACGGAGGATAAGCTGAAGATCGTTCGCGAATCGGATGCGATTCTGCGTGAGGAGATTGCCAAGGCAGGACTCGATAACGAGATTTGGCAATACTTCACCGCGCTGCCGGACATGAAGAGCGTCGGCGTCATGGGTGATGCCCGCACGTATTCATACACGGTCGGCATCCGGGCGGTTACGTCCATTGATGGCATGACCGCCGATTGGGCGCGCATTCCGTGGGATATTCTCGAGAAGATCTCGGTCCGGATCGTGAACGAGGTCGACAACGTCAACCGGATCGTCTATGACATCACGTCGAAGCCGCCGGCGACGATTGAGTGGGAGTAAGAGGCAGGCAAGGCAGTGCCATAAGCCTTCGTTCCATGTGGAACGAAGGCTTTTTTTTGCCAACTTTGGCGGGAATGAAATATACTTTAGTTCGAGGGAAATGCTTCATAGGTCTAATTCACGGATATCTATCACGGACTTTTTTCTTATTTTAACAAGACTTTAGAACTATATTAATAACCAAGATATTGAAGGAAACTGCGACTAACGATATACTGTGAAAGTTACATATAGTTACGAAGTTGGGATTAGGAAGAGAATGGACAGAGGAGGCTCGTGTCATGAAGAAGAAGGCAGTAATTACGATTACAGCAGCTGCAATGGCATTCGGCATTGTCGCTGGCGCCAGCGCGGCACCGGTATTGGAGAAGATCAGCGCGCAACTGAACTGGTCCATCAAGTTCCAGGTGAACGGGAAGGAATGGAAGGCGCAGGACAGCGCCGGCAACAAGTTGGCGCCGATTGTTTATGGCGGAACGACGTATTTGCCGGTACGGGCGGTCGCCGATGCGCTGGGCACGGCCGTCGAGTATGATTCCAAGAACGATACGATTTATTTGGGAGAAAAATCAAGCACGACACCGATTACTTCCGAAAAAATAAAGCTCAGCTACTCCTCGATGTCGACAAAAGACAAGCAATATACGGTTCAGGGGGGCGTCGATTACGGCTCGGGCATCGTG includes these proteins:
- a CDS encoding response regulator, whose amino-acid sequence is MRRLLIVDDEKNIRFGLKAMIERQYPDAYRIGLARHGREALQELERSPYDLIITDIRMPMMDGLQLLEHLSREPNPPQVIMLSGHDDFHYCKEALRNGAADYLLKPIQREELFRALYKAGEALERQAENRSMLDSAERLFAEYRVSQLHYVLLNRDMPLPELKRVEAAIRFGDVGSPYRVLVFKPAGSAGRSWSGEELASAVKHLWSGGTPSGDEVGFIGKEGHYVLITAHEERVQAIAEAPRRERRMPLAAGISRPAVGLESLRLAHAQAVEAWTGIFIEPKHAVRFHEEPAGLHREYTRPLEEVHKLANMLGTDRDKELRALLYDLFDQDKLIGYGIAYLEELRSLINERVIDGVFRVHGAAPAELLASSRDVCDMFRFSDAQTYVKALEQFLLNLSRYMSEVRQAHSEREEMKEAIRYIREHYGKPLTMAMVSNHVSLSYTYFSEAFKQYTGDSFVNYVKKVRLEEAKRMLAETNDKIADISRTVGYEHVKQFNRVFKELEGITPHEYRRKQKSERFRGSFAD
- a CDS encoding DUF2935 domain-containing protein — its product is MQFYYGQQMPLRVLDEAEFWKMQESEHTVVIREALTNLENHYVEALKQWEQALTRTHQNVVSYVESVIRSQYVPAQLHQQVIQLVTYCLDESMKFIELCRQIKTHSSTAKNKPIAQTILDHIIRESEYFIGIGRVILYGNAQG
- a CDS encoding carbohydrate ABC transporter permease — protein: MSSSRAPRLAGEKAFDAVNTVMMLFICFLTLYPIWYVLVNSFNDGTDAMRGGIYWWPRQFSISNYAAVFSNPGIMQAMLITVAKTVIGTATHVFFTAMVAYAFSRKDLIGGKLYILIGTFTMFFSSGLIPYYLWIRDIGLLDNFLVYIIPAMFNFFHLIIFMTFFREIPAGLQEAAKIDGAGDFSIFVRVVIPVSMPVIATIALFQGVYQWNDYFTGMIYMNNTDLQPIQTFLYRVVAQASSNQMLAAAPSGITKTVTSQSLKLATMVVTTLPIVIVYPFLQKYFVKGFMIGSIKG
- a CDS encoding extracellular solute-binding protein encodes the protein MRKRGSRLLLWVSILAMALTVLGGCASKGADTVNPGSDAPKDGEAAQQKLSPDEPGWKADTSPITFDWYLNFSWFPNKWGVDPTSQYITTKTGVDINFIVPAGNENEKLNTMIASGKLPDFITLGWWEDAVKLMVDGGLVLPLDELAEQYDPYFVKAADPAKLSWYRQPDGKTYVYPNASSSPKDFQKFGDQYVSNQTFVVRKDMYEALGKPDMRTPEGFLNALKAAKEKFPEVNGQPLIPIGVHEFTEFGNYTFEGYLQNFLAIPMEKDGKLYDRTSDPEYTAWLKTFRQANEMGLLAKDIFIDKRPQMEEKIAQGRYFAMMYQRSDFAAQEAALYEKDPDSVYIAIDGPANSKLDPPTLSGPAISGWTVTLISKDVKDKARAIRFLSYLISEEGQKDMFLGEKGVTYDTIDGKDQFKPEVLELLNKDRTAFDKQYGASHTFWMLMDTNMQIQWNPPAVEPFKQMEDWTRGKTVGFSQYDLLDPTGNSEEGIANNKLKLLWGKALPKMLLAQSDEEFDQIFQEYIEKRAASGYDKVEAYRQARFEENVKRLEEFLK
- a CDS encoding ABC transporter permease, which codes for METRASVEPAASRTERHLVPEVPPSRWRQWLKKIGVQKTLQLMALLGVAWMIVFNYIPMYGIIIAFQNFNIVRPIAEAPWVGLDHFREFLENDDLWNVLTNTLGISLLKLLIGFPLPILFALFLNELRSFRFKRAVQTISYLPHFLSWVILGGILATWLSDVGVINNILLGLKLIREPTNFLAEPGYFWSIIIASDIWKELGWSAIIYLAAISGVSPELYEAATIDGAGRFQKMWYVTLPSIKATIAILLILAVSGVLNSNFEQILVLRNSLNESASNVMDIFVYQTGIVSGRYSYATAVNLMKSVIAFFLLLLANYASRKINDTSLF
- a CDS encoding cache domain-containing sensor histidine kinase; this encodes MFRRIRARLPWLIVWLERRTLQQRLVAAYVFIILIPSIFVSTFILNGWYDRYLEEALRNAEFLLEMEHVHIENQIETMGRAAQLSISDKEVIYYLQETDEPPTAELIEFNTNAFANLMRIQFNNPNIEHLRLFATNPKTHEIWPIILHERRIQAQPWYPTVMARQGMEWWNFERTDPDVIQRYKEEPDSRQPKVSLLREIEIPKDHHVGIVQVDMLLSKFLPKVYGSFQDEHSQLFLFDRTAELYTKPGHPFLLHYGMQEDVIAAQYKRLAAAGQEQHLQFTYKDTPFLMVYKDIPRLDARLVNVISLEKVFSDIRGMRNVMIIVNIVTLLALSVTTAFIHSFILKKLHQLTDSLKKMRQGRFDVNLDIRGGGEVGELAHHVRKMAQKINELVADAVNKQAMTKEAELKSLRNQIDSHFLYNTLENIKMLAEIENQLAISDSLTSLGALIRYNLRWPSEYVTLGEEIEHVRNYVALMNLRFDEPVHLHVDVPPGLEGREVLKMMLQPIVENSLKYAWLSLDDEREKRIRLTAWSELDILNLEVTDNGCGLTEAEADDLNRMIRREEPEEAHAEPAAGNQGGIGLRNVHQRLELYYGKEYEIHISGMPGRGTSVSLALPSCARRKES
- a CDS encoding LacI family DNA-binding transcriptional regulator; amino-acid sequence: MVSIKDIAKKAGVSISTVSYALNGSSKVTDETSAKILAIARELNYVPNAAARTLKKRESKIVGVFLTDFKGDVYGELLDGMKEVCNAQGYDLIVCSGKQSHRMLPERMIDGAIILDQTFSSEELIQYADRNHRIVVLDRELDHPNINQVLLDNKAGATLATEYLVERGHKKIYVVTGPEGSYDSNQRMKAVKLVANRAEDVEWSEIPGNFKKSGGERAAEQIIQEYTGPAAVFCLNDDMAIGLCDRLADTEYRIGEHIHVIGFDNIELTRYMQPRLATIDYSKHKWGALAAEQLIKIISGEKVEHERIYVTLVEGESVGWG